catgctataaaaacctcCACGGCCCCCCTGTGCCACGActctttttctgcatatccagtagattaaaagccagggctggcattgtggggtagcaagcaggacaagTGCCTggggggccctgcaaagctaagttgctcaggctttggcttcaacccagggtggtggggctcagacttcGGCATCAGCCCCGGGCACCAGTGAGTCTAACGCTGGCCTTGCTCTCTGGCttattttggcagaccccctgaaacctgctcatggccccacagtgggccatggacccctggttgagaaccactggtgtagataatacttagccctgccatgagtgcagggtagTGGACTAgatgagggggttggactagatgaccttcaggggtcccttccaaccctgatattctatgattctatgacctctcgaggtcccttccagttctatgattcttcacttcctgtcctaaattgttACCCTGGAGGGGCTGCATTCAGTGTTGGCTGAAGGGATCCCTGTACTGTAGCGTTAGGAATGCTTGTTCTGTGCTTTGGGGTCTCTGGATGGAAGGCACTATCACTGCCATTTGTTAGATTGCGGTGGTGCCCACCGTGTGCCGGGCACCTTCCAAACCCAGagggagatgcagcccctgcccggaGGAGCATGCAAGCTGCAACAGAGAGGTCAGCTGcagtaactgcatccacactcaCGCGGGTCTCGTATTAACAGGCATCGGAGCAGCTTTCGTTCTTCAGAAGCTGATAAACAAGAAGCTGCCCTACCCCCTGCAGTGGAACGTGCTGCTGTCTGTAGGTCAGTCCTCAATGCGCGCTGGGCCTCTCAGGCAGCCCCCATCCCCCAGGGGTTCCATCGGCGGGGCAGGCATGTTACGCTCTTAACAGTCCAAGGTCCTGGGGTTTgcctgtagctcacgagagccaGGAACAGGACTCACAGCTCTGTCTTACCAGAGAAGGATCCTCGCTCCCACCTGTGATTTAGTGAAATCCCTGCTTCCCTTTAAAGTGCTCAGACTGACTCAGGCCACCTGcgctcaccctcccccccaaccagTGAGCATGTTTGCAGTGACACCGGTGGACTTCCTGGGGATCACTCCTGGTTCACGCGGGTGAGCAAAAGGCGGCTCAGAAACCAACAGCCCTTTTCACGCAGCCCCAGTTGTTCTTTACAGAGAGCAGGACCCCACCTGCTGGGACACCTTTGCTTCCCATGGGACTTGGAAACACCCCTGCCTGTTGGTGCTTTCAGTTGCAGGTTCAGTCGCCAGCTACGCCGTGACCAGGATAGAGACCCGGAAGTGTTCCAACCTCTGGATCTACCTGGAGACAGGGCAGTCCCCGCAGGGAGTGGCCAAAGGTGAGAGGCATTCACTGCTGAGGCAGCAGTTACCTGCTGTACTTGGGGCTCCGTGTGGCTGGTTTCACgtgggctgcatctccagttctGAAGGGTCCTGCCTTGGCTCCAATAGCATCTTGTGCTTTGTCGTTTAACCAAAAATTGCTGTATAAATCCCACACACCTACGAAGCCCAGGCTGGAATTCCAGGCCTTCAGCTCTTGCGCTCGAGGAGAATCCCCCTAATTGGCAGCAGCGCGAGGTCGTTTATCCTCTCTGTGGATCAACTGCTAGAGGCATCCCCGAGGCAGCCGCGCACGCAGCCAGTGCAGTGCAATGGCTCCCATAGGCCCCCTGTATTTGCCACGCTTTTGACATGTCCATGGGTGTCTGAGCAGGTCCTCATCCAAGTTAGGGGCTGTCTCATTGAGGAGGGAGAGATGGTTTGGTTCTGGTTTCGGGTTAATTCCTAGTGCCTCTCCTGGGGGATGGGATGGAATGGAATGGGCTGAGAACCCCCCTACATTAGTGTCCTGGGGTCATGCTGGTCTCTGATCACCTTGTAAGGTGATACTATGACAGCAGGGAGCACAGGGAAACGCACCCAAAAGCAGGTGCCGTAATGATTCCCCTGGACTGCTTGCTGAGTGCGGGTGTGTCTCTGCTGGGGATCCCGAGAGCCTGGTGTGCTGTCTCACTGAGTTACACCACGTGGGGGGTGGGTGTTTTTATCAGCGTTCCTGGCCGGTCTGAGTTCTAAATAGCTTTCTCTCATCTGTTGCAGAAAATCTCCACAGTGCAGATCCCACAGAGAATGTAGAAACGAGGATGAGGAGAAACAAATATGGAGACGACATGGAATAGCTGGGGGAGCCTGGAGCTCCGTCCCGACTCCTTTACGACTTGTACTGCGTGTGACCGGGGCTAGAGCTGCATTGCGACTCCTGGGGAGCGAGGAACGTCCCCTCCACTGCCGATTCATGAGGCTCGGGGAAGTGCAGGGAAGGATTTAGGGTGGGATGGAGGTAGGGTGTGCAAAGCCCAGACGGACTTTGTGTGAGCAGCAAaggttggaaaagtaatacaaaTATATAGCTAAAAATGGACATTTTGGACAAAGTGAAGTTTAGGGGTGGTCGGAGAGGGGGAGGTATGggggtacagagaagggggaGGTATGGGGGTAGCATGTGAAatcactgtggggggggggcggcagctACTGCAGGGGAAAGGCTGATGTAAATGCCCAGGGAGGCAGGTATCCCCCAGAGTGGGCTGGAGGATCCCAGTCACGCTGCTGGgcctgtccctgccctggggggtcTGTTCTGCCCTCAGTGCTCACGTGAAACGTCCAGTAGCATCAATAGCCTGTACCCTCACTGACTAGGAGAGAGGACACCCCCATCTTTACCGCTGCACTAGCGGGAGTTCTGGGTCCATATCAGGCCATCTGACCCCCGCCCTGAGCCCTGCATCGATATTACCCAAGAACTACGTGGAGAGAATagtcaggttgcaaagtcaagtgcttGGAAGTTTGGAAAAGCCTGAACTAAGGTTGTCTGTGTAAATGAATTAGTAATTTcatcttcagagcagggtctgaATAGCGTGCAGGGAAGAGGCCTAGGGCcactgcacagagaggagaaggCTGGCTGTTCCTGAAGTGAGCCCCGGCACCGaaggaggcaggggtcctgtggaaactGTAGCATGAGAGCAGGTGATTAAAGACggtcttggggggcgggggggattcgGGTTGAACAGGCAACTGTAACTTTGGCATGCTTTGCAACCTTAGTAATGGTCTGTTAactcctgggctctgttcttGCATCGTAGCCATTGTTCTCATTATCCCAGGCTAGGTGCTTTATGCTGGGGCTAACCCTTCCGATTGTCATGGTCTTCCTGCCCCCAGGGGAAGGACAGCCAGTAAGGGACACCACCTGCGACCGGGCCAGCTCTCCTTCGCCCCACAGGAGAGTTCACAGAGGGGAGGGTGTCTGGCCGATATCATTTTCACAAGAGAGGAGGAAGGACCCCTGCTGCTCTGGGCCCACACTGCTCCTTCCTCCCCTGTCCTGAAGTGAAAAGTGTGGGTCTGCTCTTCCTCCCCTGCCTTCTAGACCCACCCAGTTTACACAAGGGGTGAATGGCAAGGAACCTGGGCTGCTGGGCTCTCTTGGCTGCTCCTTTCCCTCTGGCTGTTGGTCCAACCTCCAGGCTCCCTTTCTTGGAAACCCAGaccagggagggggaaagaagaaggCCCGTGAGAGCACCGGACCAGTGGAAATACGGCACAGTAGCATTGCTCTGCCATGCATACCAGAACCCCATCAGTGCGTCTTAGACCTGCCACCCCCGTCCCATGGCTGCACCCCGTGCCCAGCTCTGTCAGCGCCCCTGCAGCCTGCACCTACCGCTTCAATGCCTGCATAAGATGTGCAGGTGGACTCCAGGAACAAGGGCGGGTAGAGGGATATAGGAACAACATGCCACACCAAGAGCCCGGCACCTGGTGTTAGAATCGGGGGCTCCAGAATTGAGCCCCTGGATTAGACAAGTAAAGGGGCTCCATGATCTGCATTCGCCAGTGCAGGCAGAGCGACACTTAAGAAACTCTAGCCCCCACCCCTTGGGAGGAATCTCATGCCTGGAGGGAACGTGGAGCATAGCCAGACCTCACCTAAGGGCTTCTTTGCAGGGAAAACTGCACTGTGGAACTCAAAGTGGCTCAGAACAATCCTGATAAACTAGTTTCCACACAGTGGTTGTGCAATCCCAGTTTTACAGCCCAAAAGCAATGGTAAGAGCACCTGCCATCCCCCTAACGCCCCCTTCCGTCCAGGCATGGTGCTGCGGCTGTGCCCTGCCTTCATTTCCCACTACGGGCTGTCAATAGGCTCAGCAGGAGTTTTATTCATTGAGCAGCGCCCCCTTCTGGGGGTCTGATTTGTTAATGGAAATCCAAGAGACCAGAGTTCATAGCAGGGCAGCAGACTCCAGCAGAGTCTATCAGTTCCTCATCCAAGCCCTTTACCTGCCAGGCAATCTTCACGTGGATTCCTTCCCTGGAGCCAGGGCCTGCCGGCTGActgcacctctcctcccagcagcACCCAGGCTGCGTCTCCTGCAGCTGGCAGCGAGATCTTCCCCACGTTCCTTTCCCTGGGAGCTCCTCTCTAACTGACCTTTGGTGGTAGTTTGTCAGGTACAGGGGCTCATTAGCCAGCAAGCCACATAGGCAGTTACTTACTTACaggtgggctgagcagggccctgACTTCCCTTAAagaggccagccaccctgtgacagccATGCTGAAAGAACATGAAGGTtgcaagtcaagcactcaaaaaagttggggaatgccagaattaaggtttgcCATGCAACCTTATATCTCTCCCTTTTGTGCACACGTTGTGCTAAAGATGTTAAtcacatgatcacatgctattttatccccacaggaccccagcctcattcagtgcacagaatctGCTGGAAAATAATCAGGGTTGTGTAGGGAGGAGGCTAGTGTCTGTGAGACCCCTGCTGCATTTGTTGCAGAGGCTGGAAGGTGTTTAGTGAATACGGTCAGGATCTGCAGGAAGATGCAGGacgggctctgtcctggagctcTGGCTTCTAGCCAAGCCTGTGCCACAGAGCTCCTGTATGatgttgggtaagtcacttaaaccaacaTTTTCTGAGATGGCTACTGTGTGGTACCCAGTGTGAGACCAGGGGGAGAGGGGTCTTATTTGCAGAAGAGCTGAGCCCTCCCAGctgccagtgaagtcagtggaagcgaTGCTTTGCCCATGTAAAGTGCTTTAATCTCTGTGTTAGTTCCCCAGGTGTAAAAGGAGGCTAacgcttccctccccccacagggggGTTGTAAAGCAAAATTAATCATGCTGTGTGAAGAGCTCTAGAACTATGAGGAGAGCAGCATAGACAGCCCTGAGGAAACTAACAATCCTGCGTGCCGTGCCGGGTTCgaatggtgtgcagtaaataaggcctggggctaCACCGTGACCAATGCGGGTAAACAGCGGTACTGACTAGCAACCCATTCAGCCAGCGCCGCCTGTCCTGGGCCCTGAATGAGGCACGGCCCCGTAGAACACAGGCTAGGTGATCGGTTCATTAACACATAGGGCCGAGGGCTAAAGAAAGGCTGCGCCGGCCCCCTGGGTACAGCATTTTTTGACTTCACAAGCTTAACAAAAGGTTTAACTGACTGGTTTGGATTGTAAGTATCAGCATTCAGCTTGCGGCCAGGTTGGCCCCGTCATGCGAGGCGCTGTATTCCAGTGACTGGAATTCCTGCCTCTGGATTCACAGCCTGTTAATTTCACCCCCTTTCGCGTCATGATGGGTGCTTGGTTCCTGCTGTGACCTCCTCTCTGGAGCTCACACAGACCCGTTGCCCCCATGTTCCTGGCTCCCCCAGGAAGAAGCCTCGAAGGACTGGGGAGAGATGCAGGGCTCACAATTCCTCCCCCACTGGGCGTGGTCATAGTTTCCCCAATTCACAGCAGTCTGGGTCTGACCCTCCCTCGTCAGGGCACTGAGGGGGCCATTTCCCAGCAGGGCTGTATCTGTGATTGCCCCACCAGGCCTCCCCACTGCATTTTGTGCCCGTTATTTTTCACAAGGCTGCTCTTGCCTTCTCTCCGCTCCTTGGTGCCATGCTCACTGCTGCGCCGATATCGgcctcctgctccagccaggctctgccctccTCTTACAGCCTCTGTTCAGCAACACTCTAGCCCTAAGGTCTAGTGCACCTCAgtggcaggactcctgggttctggtcctAGCCCTGCCACTAATGCATCTCACGAGCTGGGCTAAATCACTCACCCTGTCTGGGCCCTACTTTATCACCCACTCGAGAGAAAAGACAGCTCACTGCTGAATCACTCCAGATTCAGTTTGACCCAAATGAGAGCCAAATATCGTCTCCCCTTTCCAaacctcaggagactaaactctTATGTGCCCCAGGCGGAGAGGACCGAGGCCCCTGCAATAGCAGGAAACTGATTCAGGTGATGATGCCCACAGATTCCTTgctccacactgcagaggaaggaaaaacacTACTCAGGTtcctgccaatctgatctggtgGAAagttccttcccgaccccaaatctGGCCATTAGTGTAACCCTGCACATGGGGGCAAGCAGCCAGCCAAGGCTCTTGGAGTAGAGGAGTCACTATACCACAGCAGAGGGGTGGTTATCTCAGCTGTTTGTCGCccataccagatgcttcagaggaatgtgaAAAATCCCCAGCATGCATCTGACCATTTGtgcatggggagcagtgggggagaaattccttcctgagcccTGAAGGTGGCTGGTTGaagtcctgaagcatgagcttgGGTTAAATTCATTGTCTTAATGCCGAGCTGCAAGTGTTCCGAGCATGGCGAGGGCAATGCAGAACTTCCTGTTCTCTCCATGGCCTAGAAGGGAGGGTCCAATGCCCAAGTCCCGCTCTGCCAGCTGGGCAGTCACTTAGCTCttcacaaccccctcccctggaGCTACAACGCCCTTTGTACTCCCATGGCAGGGGCATCAGCCACCTCCATCCATTTGCCCACTCTGTACCCCCTGGCTCAGAGCTCCTTTCCCTGGCCCTGACACACACGTCTGCTGTGGGCTGTCTAGGCGTTTGGTACCTTTATGACGGCCCATCTGTAACCCATGAAGACAATTTGCCCCCGTCCTCTTAACTAACAGTGAAGTATTTACCTGCCCCTCGTTGGCTCAGTAGGGCTTTCCAGAAGAAAGAGGGTCTCTTGACAACTTTCTGGTCGACACTTGTTTGCAGGAGGCCCgggtttttaaaaaacccaaaccagacACACAATATAACATTTCCATcttgttttaataaaagtttcATGAGCAGAAGAGAGGCAAACTGATGGAGTCAGTAAGGGGCAAGTAATCACCCAACGTTGGCTACCATGGGTCAGGGAGAAGCCTCCTGTTCTCCACTTCTCTTTGCATGGCCAGCCCCGCTATGTGGGTTTGTGCTGCAGAATGGGGTTGTCTACAAAGGAGGAGTAAAGACACCCACAGCGTCATCCCCTCCTTTGTAAAAGTAATCTGGAGGAGTGAGCTGGACCAAGTCTACAACCCGTCCAAGGAAAGCGGCCAGATTGTCTGAAGAGCAGAGTCAAAGCTGGCCCTGTTTGTTAGGGGACAGTCATTGGTGGGGACTTGCCATCTCAGCGGCTGGCCAGAGCCCCTGAGGAAAATGAAGAGGTTTGTTAAAAAACACCCACTGTCAGTAAAAACAGGGTGTCCCTAGTAGGTATCTCATTGGGTCTGAACTGCACACTGGAAAAATCCACACTGGGGTTTCAAGTAAAGAACTCTCTTGTCCTGAAGATACGCCCAGAACAACGGCTGTCCAGTTGTCAAATCACAAGAGAACTGCCTCCGTTTGTCTCATTGGCTTGCTAAAAGTGGCAGCTAAAGAGCTGGCCCTCAGACAGCGCCATCTCCTCACTGGAAatggggctgagccggggtgaGCCACAGAAGGAATCAAAATCAGCCAGTGACTGAAAAGGTCTGAGGCACAAAACTTGTTTCAAGACTTTGCTGTAAAGTTGATTGaactggccctgtgctgcccagCAGACTAAAGCAATTAGAGACCGAGCACCCCCCTTTAGCGCAGTCAAAGCCAAAACCCGTCCTGGGATGTGGTTACAAAAAAGCGATGACTTCTTAGGCAAAGGATACAGAAGcggaaaatgaatttttttagaGCAACAGAGTGTCACTGGTTTAACGTGTGTAAAGTAAAGCAGCAGAGGGATTCGCAGGAATCCGGCCCCTGGGCTGCAGTTCCTATCATGTTTGTTACGTGTATTGGGGAGAAACTCGAAACAACATTAAACTGCGTCACGCAGAGAGTGAGGGTCAGTCTGTGGTACGAGCGTTCAATATTTGTGGACTTAGGGAGGAGATGATTAGCTCTGGGTTATGAGTAGCGGGGAAGGCCATTTtggtttaaactgattttttgtaACTAAGTGTCTAAACTTCCAAACAGTAATCGCAGAGTTATTGCTGGGTGTACTCTCCCTACACCATCCCTGCGGTTCTGATTGGAATAGATCTTCCATTGTTGCTTAAATTGATTGGCATGTAACTGGACTGGCAAACTGCAGCATCCCTACCATCTGAGTAGTGAAATCACCTGCTTAGTGAACAGACTGAGGATATAAATTTATTAGTGGGATTATAGTTTGTGATAATTTCACCACTGTGCAATTATATTTAGTATAAGCTCTTACTCTGCAGTGAGCTGATCTTTCCATCCTGATAAGAGAACGTTACACAGTCTTGACATTtcaaattttcaaatattgacCTGGTTTTTATCAGCAGCAATTTCTCTTCCACTTCTTTGGAAATGTGTGTATTTCAGCACTCAGAAACAGAAGTGCCAGCTCTGTGCTTTGGCTAAGCCGCACAATATTTTGAGAACCCCCGACAGAGGTGACACCGTCAACTGAGCTCCCCAAAGGCATAACTATCGCATAGGCTGCCTCTTGTCCTTACAAGGGGTGCAATCCCATCCAGTCACAGCAGCTCTGCTGCAAGCTTGGAGCTCTGCCTCAGGAAACGTTTGGAAGAGCTCAGTGTTATACCGTCTCCACCACCCTACTGCTGTCTCGGGGTAGCTTCCCTTTAACAAAGGTTATTTGCTGTTTCATCTAAAATCCTCCTGTGGGTTTACATTGTTACGTTGTTAGTTTTTGTGATCATTAAAACACACAAATCCCTGTCTGATCTTATCTAGAACTAAAGACAGACCCTCCCTGTCCCCAGGCTGATGAGGCTGGGGGTGCGGGGCCGGTGCAATCACTAGGCAAACTAGGCGGTCTCCTAGGGCGCCCAGTGGTTGGGGGCGGTGGcacggaggcgagctggggcaggggggtgtggggagggctgcctgcagcaagtaacgggggagggggggtgcacaggggaaccgctccccaccccagctcacctatgctctgcctcctcccctgagctccgccccgctctgcttctctccttccCAGTCTTGTGCGCCAAACAGCTGGTTTGGCatcgcaagcctgggaggcgggagaagcagtggcgtgctcggggaggaggcggagcggaggtgagctgggatggggagctgctgctcgcagctccccgggccgaggggagggggcggcggtggggagctgccgcagggtgggggaaggggggcagcgcaagctggaagtttcgcctagggtg
This region of Eretmochelys imbricata isolate rEreImb1 chromosome 16, rEreImb1.hap1, whole genome shotgun sequence genomic DNA includes:
- the TMEM141 gene encoding transmembrane protein 141; amino-acid sequence: MVNLGLSRVDDTVAAKHPGLQEYALCQSHAFMKGIGTFITGIGAAFVLQKLINKKLPYPLQWNVLLSVVAGSVASYAVTRIETRKCSNLWIYLETGQSPQGVAKENLHSADPTENVETRMRRNKYGDDME